The stretch of DNA TCCCGACTCCCAATCCCTGTAATACTTCGGATCTCTTGTTCTTAGTCCTTTTGGTACTCGGCTCTAAGCACAAGCACATCCGCCATACAAAGAAAAGGAGAGAACACACAATCAACCACAAAGATCAAGCCAAATAGTCCACGTGTCCGATGCACGCTAAGTAAAGAGAACAAAACAGCAAGGAATCAAAAGCCGGACACATATAATAAATAATTTTCAACCACTTGTTTTACAGTTGTTAGCGGTTGCAGCTTCGCCCCTACATGCAGCTACGTAACAAGTTTAAATGCCCTAACTTCCGTATAGATGTTCGCAGGAAAATAGACGATGTGATTGGTCAGTTGCCGATCCAATAATGACTAGTCTTTAGAATGCTTACGTGCAGGGGGAAAGGAGGGGTGAGGCCGCAATCGCTAACAACTGTATAATACCATCGCGCCAGATAGCGCATTTTATCTGAGAAGGGGATTCACAAACTAATTACGGCTAACGCTGTTCCCTAGCGATTTTCGTATTTGCCTTTCTTCATACTCTTCTCTATGTACTGTAACTACTACATTAGAATTTTTTGTCGGTCCTGTCGGTcctgtcggttctgtcggtcctgtcggttctgtcggttctgtcggttctgtcggtcctgtcggttctgtcggttctgtcggttctgtcggttctgtcAGTTCTGTCGGTTCggtcggttctgtcggttctgtcggttctgtcgtCTATGGAGAGCTCGAGAGGGGCAGAGACAGCGACAGGGATAGGGTCAGGGATAGGGGCCAGAACACCAAAGTCATCTGCGGCTGTTCGCAGCCAAACAATCGCAATAAATACCAATCATATTTCGATCTCCTCTATGCCAAGCTTGATCAATATGACGTCGCGCCACATAATGTCTACAATATGGAcgagaagggcttcttacTTGGCCGTATTTCACCACCAAAAAGAATCTTTTCGAAGGAGTTTTGGGAGTAAAAGAAAGTACGGCAATTCCTCCAAGATGGCAGTAGAGACTGGATAATGATTATTGGCTGTATCTGCGGTGATGGGAGCTCAGTAGATCCTACGATAATCTACGAGGGCGTAGAGGGTCTTTGCGATGGATAGCTGCAGGATCTAGTGGTGGGAAAACACCCCGTTTTTTGCTGTACAAGCCCGTCGGGATAGTGTAACAATGACCTCGCGCTGGCTTGAGTTGAGCAGGTGTTCAATCGGCTCACGAAGGAAAAAGCAAAACGCGACTACCGGACGCTTCTCGTCGACGGGCACGGCAGTCACCTGACGCCTTCCTTCATCGAGTACTGCCATACCCACCGAATACTACTCGCAGTATTTCCGCCTCACGCCACTCACAGCCTCCAGCCACTCGACCTTGGCGTGTACTCACATCTGGTAGCTGCGTACAGTACCGAGCTCACCCATCTAATCCACAGCGGTCAAGGACTATTCGATATGCGGAAAAGTGATTTCCTACGCATATTGTGGGCGGAATATACATCTGCTTTCACAGCTAATGATATGTTGAGTAGTTTTCGTGCCATTGGGATCTATCCGCGCGATCCCGACGTCATGATAAAACGCTTCAAAACACCACCACGACGAGCCGATATAGATATAGAAATTGGAGAGGCAGGTGATGGAGATGGCTGGAGAGATCTGTCAAAGTTATTTGACACTGCTGTGCCAAATACATCGAAATATGCAGCCAAACAGCTTAAACAGGCGCTGCATCCATTGCAGATCCAGAACGAGCCTTTACACCATGAAAACAAGGAACTGCGGGGTAGTATTACTACCAGAAAACGCCGCAAATCTGATAGAAAGCTTGTCGATCTGCAGCAGCACGAAGAGTATCATAGTATTGCAGTGGTGTGGAGCCCTCGATCAGTAAGAGAGGCTAAGCCCGCGAGGCAGCAGAACAACTGCAACACCATgaaaaaaaaagaaaaaaaaacAACAACAGAGGGGGGAGCGAGCTGCCGCAGCTGCGTATAAAAAACAGATGGCACAAGCAGCACGGGAGACTCGTGGAATGGCCAAAGTAGTGCGGCAGCAGGAGCGTGATGCGAGGGCTGCACAACTAGCTGTCGCGCGCGCTCAAAAGGCACAAGACTGCGCTACTATAATCGCACAAAAAGCTCGCGATAAGTAGAATATAGCTAAGCGAAAAGCTTCATCAATTTAGAATAAAAAATATCAAAGCGGCGTCGTGTTGTGTGGAGGCTGAAAGTGGTAGTGGTGATGCATCACCGCCCGCCAAGCCTCCCACTAAAACCACCGCGCGCGGCCGCAACGTGCGGTTACCCAGCAAATATCAGTAGATATATACCAAGTATACAATCATGCCAGTACTCCACCGGAAAACCTCGCGATAATAGCGttttggtggtggtggtcAAAAGCTTCATTTTTTGGCAGGCACGCATTTTGGTGGGGTGTTGCATTGGCTGAACTGTTGCACGCACTGACCACataacgtgtctgtgcgcgtgatgcccataatcgcgtgccgcacacccgcaacatcaacaccaatccacccttaccacttcaaccacccataactccacaaccatgagttgtatcaacgctgcgattgaagctattgaatcgcgtgatcccggagataaatttacatactctgaggttgcgcgccgctttggtgttgatcgctctacgttgtcgcgacgccatcaacagatccggggctcaaatgaagccaaatcacgtaatcagcaactccttcacccacaccaggagctacagcttctagagcacattgacgagcttactgaggctggcttaccaccgacgaggactatgatccagaactttgctagtgctatagccggaagggctacctcccaaagctgggtgacgcgcttctttcaccgtcatcccgacgcgattatatcacgttggtcaactggtttggaccgcaatcgccaccgggctgattctgtatacaagtacgagtcgtactttgatctactatctactaaaatggctcagcaccatattcgggcgcaggatgtatataatatggatgagaagggattccttattggagtgacgggaggagtaagagagtgtttagtaagcagaaatatgagactgggggctttaagaaagtgatacaggacggcaacagagattggatcactgttatcgctgctatatgtgctgatgggagtacgttaccgcccgcgattatatacgaagctacttcgggcaacatgtacgccagatgggttgatgatatcgcaattgacgatccagtctacgttacctcaagtccctcagggtggaccaatgatcaggtaggcctggcatggctcgaacaggtgtttgatcgccatacgaaggagaaggccggcaatcacacacgcttactcatccttgacggccatgggagtcacgttactatggagtttattgactACGCGATCGCCCACAATATTATGTTACTCGTACTACCCCCCATAGTACCCAtacgctgcagccactcgatgtggtaatgttcaaacctctggcagccgcgtactcactcagcttgcagcactacctccaggcgagccacggtctcttagctgtgaggaaggatgacttctaccgtcttttcaagcctgcctgggactcctctttcattaagaagcacgcgttgaaggcatttaaagccactgggatagctcctatagatcccgaagtagtacttaaaaagttccgaaagtcaacactaacagcaccgccgccactagtgaacgtgagtagagctactatcacgaacctcattaatcaggcctacgatccgagctctattgcggccaacaacctctcagaaatactcctccgcctccaggctgccaaagagatcgccgagtacgagaaggacgcactgcgcgcggcgctacacgttcaccagaagccccgcaatcggcacgaacctcccctagatctacagcagcgaaaagcgttccattcaggggcagtttgatggtcgccgtgcaagcttcgagaggcccgcttcaggcagctagtgaaggagaaggagaaggagaaagagctacttgataagatagagttgaaagaggcaaaggagaacaacaggatctatcaacttaagatcaaagaggcagcgcgggcggcgcgtgaggaggcaaagaaggtgcgggatgaagccaaggctgtaaaggctgccgaacttgacgccaaacgacgcgatcgcgacgctgcaaaggctatacaacaaccccaatcgggcaagcgtaaggcttcaaagcccgctgcaaagcaacagccaaaaaaacgacgcgtgggtggtgctggcggtggtactctggctgaggtggctgcaccggctcccccaccaacaaccacccgacgcggccgggccgtcaatactccggcaaaatatagatagacaaagttgtagagctacgtctatagatcaatacaccggaaaatctcgcgataatagttattgtacgtggctgcacagcctcaactttgccgtcgtcgcgatattggtggggtgtgcggcacgcgattatgggcatcacgcgcacagacacgttatTTCTAGCTCTAGACAAGCAGCTGCACCGAATCAGCAGGCAGTCCACCCACAACATAAAGCTGAGCTTATCGATTATAATTATTAATGTTTTGGAGGTGGTTAGAAGATTCTTCTTTTTAGCACGCACGCATCTTAGTGGGGTGTTGCATTGGCTGAACTGTTGCACACACTGACCAAATACAGTATAGCTGCTAGTCCAGCTTTAAAAGAAAATCATGGTGGGAGCCAAGACAGTCGGCCCGATAGACACCCTTGTCAGTGAgaacttttgaaaggcaTCTCTGTACACATTAGTTATTTTGACGTGGGATCGCAATCAATGACGTGTAATGATTAATGCAATGATAACACGTCAATAACTCATTTAAATTAGGTTAGACCGAGAAAAATCAGTCAATAAAATGATTTTTACTGTTTCGTAGTACATAGTTATGTACAGTCATTAGGGATTGTGGCTTCACCTCTTCGTGTAACATGCCACAAAATCAGTCACCGTTAGATCGACAACTGGCCAATCAAACCAGCTATCTTGCGGCAGACATCTAGCGCTAAGCCATATACAGAACGTGGGGCTATCAAAAACCGTTGCGCAGCTGCGTGTACACTCTCATGCACTTGCAGCTTCCGGTTTCTGTAAGCAGGCGGCTTTTGATCCCATGCTAAGCCTCTCTCATCCAATAGTGACCTTACCCAAATAGTGCTAGCTCTTGTCAGCAATGCCACGGGTCAATCTTCTCCTCAATACTCCGGCCAATCAAACGGAGATACCTATGGAGTCTAAGCCTCTTCTGAGCAAGCGTGTACTGGGAGAATTGATGGCCCATGCAAGATGACAATTGAGCCGCGTGTGCAAAGCGGAAGCTGCAAGTGCATGAGAGTGTAGGGGTGAAGCCGCAATCGCTAATGACTGTAGTCCCAACCAATCCAGCGTTCAACCTACCGATGCCCCGCAATGCATATTATTACCACAATGACGTGTAAAGTCAACAAATCTTACATTCTATACGGTACTAGCTCATCTAATCGGTGAAGGTTTGGATCAAATAACCACATGCATTGGTTCTGGAATCTTCTCTTCAGCTTTGCTATTAAGTCCAGCTCCGATGAAAGCGCTACATAGCAAACGAAAGTACTTTAGAATCATCCATACAATACATCAATTCTTTCGAATCAAGAAGATCAGCCTAAGAAAATTCCACTGCATCCAGTATGACAGATATCACGACTTGCTTTCCCAAGGATGATCCCGTACCACACGAGGCACCATCTCTTTCGACAGAACCACTAGCAATTATCGGTGTCGCTTGTCGATTTGCTGGAGATGCAACAGATTGTGGAAATTTGTGGAAATTCTTGTCAGAAGGAAGATCTGCTGTGGGCACTGTACCTGAGAATCGATTCAAGGTTGCAAGTTACTACCATCCAGATCCAGAACATGGTGGAACTACTTGCACAACTCGTGGCTATTTTTTGAAAGACAACATATACTCGTTCGATACATCTTTTTTCAAGTTGCCAGAGAACGATATCACAGCAATGGACCCCCAGCAAAAGCTTCTCTTGGAAAACGTCTATCATGCTCTTGAAAATGGTACAGGACCGTCCATCCTCTCTCCACTCATTGCGATGAGATATTCGTATATCTGCTAACCATGCCCAATGAGGTTCACAGCTGGCCTATCTGCCAAAGACGTGGCTACTTCTCGAACATCTGTATTTGTCGGAAGCTCAAATAACGATCACCTGGCCTTTGCTAACGAAGACCTTGAGATGTGCTATAAGAACAAAGCTACAGGAACGAGCCCATCAATCCTGGCCAATAGAATTAGCTGGTTCTATGACTTGCGAGGGACAAGTCAGACGATTGATACAGCATGCTCGAGCAGTCTCGTAGCTTTCCACCAAGGCTGCCTGAGTGTCAGATCAAAAGATTCTGACATGGTATGGTAACACCACAATTCACATGGTAATATGCTGATATTATGGTTAGTCAATTATAAGCGGAGTCAATGTTATTGAACACCCAGCAGCTTTTCTTCAGTTAACGAACCTTGGCGTACTCTCGCCTGACGGTCAATGCTTTAGTTTTGATCATCGTGCAAATGGTTATGGTCGTGGTGAAGGCGTTAGCACCCTCATTGTAAAACCACTCAGCTCCGCAATTCAGGATGGAAACGTTATTCGCGCAATCGTTCGTGCAACGGGAACGAGTCACGATGGCAAGACTCCAGGAATTACACTACCAAGTCAGACAGCGCAGGCTGCTCTGATTCGAAGTGTCTATGCTAGTGCACATCTAGACATGGATCAGACAGCGTATGTTGAAGCACACGGTACCGGAACTCAGGTCGGGGATCCCTTGGAGATCGAGGGCATTGTATCTGCCTTTGAAACCAGAGCAAGGCAACGACCACTTTATATCGGATCAATCAAGGCAGGTCTAGGCCACCTAGAGGGGGGCGCTGGGCTAGCTGGGTTGGTCAAAGCTGTTCTCATGCTGGAACAGCAGGCGATTCCACCAGCTGTAAACTTGGAGAAAGTTAATCCTAATATACCGACAGATGCAAACATTCAATTTGCAAAGCACCAAATTCCCTGGCCTTGCACAGGAGTCCGTCGAGTATCGATTAACTCGTTTGGGTTTGGGGGTACTAATGCACATGTGGTGCTCGACGACGCCGACAATTACAGGAACTCATCAACCCGAACGAGGAACGGTAAGCAGCATTAATCCTCCAATATAGGGCAACCCACAACTAAGTAGGCATAGATGATATTCTCGAAAGTGAAGATACCATTCCGAGTATCATTGAATCAAAAGAAACAGAGGATGGAGGAAAACCACTTGTAtttgtcctttctgcctcTGACGAACAGGATCTTCGAAAAGCCTCCGAAAAGCTTGCGACCCATATTAGGTCTGTTATAGGGTCCGAAAACATACGCTCAGAGACCCAATACCTCAAAGATCTTGCTTTCACTCTTTCGGAGAAACGTTCGGCGCTCAGATGGAGATCTTCCTTTGTCGCCAGCTCCTTAACAGAGTTGAGTTCTCGACTTACCGCTAAGAGTCACTCTGCCTTCCGTTCTGCCCTGAAAGAGGAACGGATCGCATTCGTCTTTACTGGCCAGGGAGCACAGTGGTTAGGCATGGGTTCAAGTTTGATGATCTATCCCGGCTTTAGAAAGAGCATCGAAGA from Pyrenophora tritici-repentis strain M4 chromosome Unknown M4_contig_00021, whole genome shotgun sequence encodes:
- a CDS encoding Trichoplein multi-domain protein; this translates as MSCINAAIEAIESRDPGDKFTYSEVARRFGVDRSTLSRRHQQIRGSNEAKSRNQQLLHPHQELQLLEHIDELTEAGLPPTRTMIQNFASAIAGRATSQSWVTRFFHRHPDAIISRWSTGLDRNRHRADSVYKYESYFDLLSTKMAQHHIRAQDVYNMDEKGFLIGVTGGDGNRDWITVIAAICADGSTLPPAIIYEATSGNMYARWVDDIAIDDPVYVTSSPSGWTNDQVGLAWLEQVFDRHTKEKAGNHTRLLILDGHGSHVTMEFIDYAIAHNIMLLHYLQASHGLLAVRKDDFYRLFKPAWDSSFIKKHALKAFKATGIAPIDPEVVLKKFRKSTLTAPPPLVNVSRATITNLINQAYDPSSIAANNLSEILLRLQAAKEIAEYEKDALRAALHVHQKPRNRHEPPLDLQQRKAFHSGALVKEKEKEKELLDKIELKEAKENNRIYQLKIKEAARAAREEAKKVRDEAKAVKAAELDAKRRDRDAAKAIQQPQSGKRKASKPAAKQQPKKRRVGGAGGGTLAEVAAPAPPPTTTRRGRAVNTPAKYR
- a CDS encoding Polyketide synthase module protein; translation: MTDITTCFPKDDPVPHEAPSLSTEPLAIIGVACRFAGDATDCGNLWKFLSEGRSAVGTVPENRFKVASYYHPDPEHGGTTCTTRGYFLKDNIYSFDTSFFKLPENDITAMDPQQKLLLENVYHALENAGLSAKDVATSRTSVFVGSSNNDHLAFANEDLEMCYKNKATGTSPSILANRISWFYDLRGTSQTIDTACSSSLVAFHQGCLSVRSKDSDMSIISGVNVIEHPAAFLQLTNLGVLSPDGQCFSFDHRANGYGRGEGVSTLIVKPLSSAIQDGNVIRAIVRATGTSHDGKTPGITLPSQTAQAALIRSVYASAHLDMDQTAYVEAHGTGTQVGDPLEIEGIVSAFETRARQRPLYIGSIKAGLGHLEGGAGLAGLVKAVLMLEQQAIPPAVNLEKVNPNIPTDANIQFAKHQIPWPCTGVRRVSINSFGFGGTNAHVVLDDADNYRNSSTRTRNDDILESEDTIPSIIESKETEDGGKPLVFVLSASDEQDLRKASEKLATHIRSVIGSENIRSETQYLKDLAFTLSEKRSALRWRSSFVASSLTELSSRLTAKSHSAFRSALKEERIAFVFTGQGAQWLGMGSSLMIYPGFRKSIEDASSYMKRLGSPWVLKGKLYL